In Gambusia affinis linkage group LG20, SWU_Gaff_1.0, whole genome shotgun sequence, the genomic window GCACAGAACACGAGAAAACAGAGACCGGACGATGACGAAGGAGGAAGAAATTAGaaggagaatttaaaaaaaaaataataaaaaaaacaaatactgaagAACCAGAAGCATTGCCGTAGTCGAACTCGTTTAGTTTCAACAACCAAAGAGACAGTTTGGAGTCTTACCACGATGTCATCAACATTTGCTTTATTGTAAAGTCACAAACTTGAGTTATAAACTCTGTTTTAAACAGCCGCTGTGCACGTGAAGCCTTTTTACCAGACCCTGATTAAAGACTATAGTTTTTTATGATGTTAAGCCGCCGTCCGAGTTTATAAATTCACCTGAAAGCAGCAAAAAGACACCAGGAGAATATTGGTCCAACATTGAGACcaacgttttttttgttgaacttttgtgtttttattatcttaatgTATAAATGCAGGGACTTTAAGCTAATTGTTAAAAAGACTTTAATcagaatctgttaaaaaaaattttcattcTGGCAGAGAATACCATAAAATATTCGCTTTTCTGGTCTAGCTCAAGAATGTacatttacaaagcaaaaaagctgtttttgccCCCAGTCCAGCTAATTAAAACTCGTTACATAACTTTTAGTGGAAAGACaacttaaaaatttttttaggaaTATTTATTATAggaaatttgtaattaaaaaaaaaaaacgctatTATATTCctgtttttaggttttgaaacaacaaaaaaaaacatccaacatttacaaaaacGAGGATCGATATATTTTCTTCTATGAGATGTTGACGTTTGTgagaaatgacagaaacaaaaaacacaaacccctCCCCCCCGACataataatgaggaaaaaacagaatagaTATTTCTGATACTTTTATCATTCTATCCTAAATAGCCAAAAAAGATACTAAAATTTCGATTTGTTATATCTGtcgtttgaaaaaaacaaaaaaaagttgggtctgaacatttttttttaagccaaatTATCATTAGCATGGAAACAGGAAGAATTAAGTGAGGTCAGGATTTAGCACTAAAACCAATtaggtaaaacattttaaaaaaatactttgtgggCAATGGAAAATGGATAAAGAATTATCTTCAGAAAGTCTCTCGCTATAGTGAATTTCTCAGGCTGAAAATGGCATGAGCACCAAAGCTACCACTAGAGGGCGCCCTCTGTCACAGCATATTTAAACTGTGTAACTAAGTAAAAGGAAGCAAAAAGCCTACATGGCTCCCCAGCCTTTACTTACATGTGGGGGTTCTGGAACGATGGAGCCGTGGGATGAAGCGGGAGCCTGGAGGTCGGCTTCACTGGAGAGTTGGCGAAATTTAACTTTAGAGCTTTACGTTTGCCTGGttggcagagagagagagagagagagagaaacacatcCAGGTTGCCACACAGAGTGGGAGGGAGGTCACCCAGATGATGCCAACAGCCGAAACAGGCACATCTCAATACATTAGAGTAGAACCagggatttaaataaaacatgaaactctTCATTGCACACAGTCTGAATTACTTTATTACTATTCTTTTTGGTGATTGAGGCTtacaactcatgaaaattagtAGTTAGGGTTACCCTAACCCTACACAAAAATTTATAATTGGGTGGGTCTTAAGACGACCTGTCTGTCataaaaatcattgtttttttaggtttctgcagaacagaaaaaactaaacGTTTCGCTTTCCATCAACCTTGAACTgtaattatgaaaatgaatCTAAATTACTGTAATCTGTGTGCAATGAAGTGAAGCAGTACACGAGTTCCTCTTTTTAATCTGAgtcaataaaatgaaaggaaatgtttgattcagtaattgattaatcgcaTAATATAATGGAGTAAGATTATTTTCATTCTcatgattcatattttttcaagggcaattttgtttacatacaATTCAGTTATGGTTTCAggagtgtgtttttatttccttttcgtTCATTGCTTTTGATTGCGTTTTATCTTTTCCAACTCCAATATGGAGTGttctttataaaactttaatcgTTTTTATCGCTCGAAAATTGTCTCAAACCAACAATATTATCGCTTAAATGCCCAATAAGcaatatataaagaaacaaatatttgggGTTATCTGAAGCTCCTCATAAGGTCAGAAGAAGAACGAACAGAAGCAGAATGTCCTTGTGTACAGAAATTCCCAATGTTCACAAACTTCTATgaggaaaaccaaaaaacaaatggCATGCAGTGTATGTTCACGTTATGGGGAAAAACACTGGAGTGACATTGGAAATCCCTGttcaattaaaatatgcaagaacccccaaacattttttattttttaccaaagcGTTCCCACCACTCAAACAGCACCGACGACTCGACACTTTGACTGGGCTCGGGTGAATTTAACACCGGCGCCGGGATGAGGGTGTCGCTCTCAGGTGCTGAGGTTAAGTGCTGGGTTCTCTTTGCCATGCTGTGTCCGACCAGCTAGAGCGCAAACGGATCCCTTAACCTTTAAAGCCCCCAGTGCAAAAGGAATGTTTGGTGGCCGTGTTGAGAGTTAACAGTGGACAGACTTCCCCCCTTCCACTAGCTTCCCACCCGACTACCAGAACACCACACAGGCTCCTTCAGTAGTATACTGAGGTCCCTTCTGAACCCAGTTTTCCACCACCCGTTTGGATGACGGTGTGAGAAGTATCTAATCCTGAGTTTGGCTCACTGGATGAGGAGGAAACCACTTTAGACTACTGACGTGTTCCAACATAAGAGTAGAAGTCGGTGTGCTTTGAGTGAGACTCATAGTGCTTACTTTGGGGCACTCCGGACAGGCTTATCTGAAACCCTGAAGtaaaaggaggggaaaaaaaggcagtGTTTTTACTACATTTTCTCAGGGCCTACGTCAGTGTAAGTGGGTTGTTTATCAGCAAATCTGGGTGCTGGAAGTGAAATATAGGGCGGGTTGCAGTGGGTCTGCTATATACATGTGCGTGAAAAATGAGAGGACAGAGGATTGGTgctagtttagatttttttttttttttttttgacagcttCAGACCAAAAATGAAGCATTTGTcatgttccactggcagatgaCTCCGGCAATAAAACAACGTTTCTGCTAAAAATTACCCCGTTTGTGTCTCATGAGGCCCTCTCCAGTTGCTGGAGTCTGAGTATGAatgttttcagcaagacatatgTCCATGTTTGAGACTCTTATtctgaagaaataaaaggaagcaGGAAGCATATTTGgccataaaaacagaaaagcaacagagagttgctaattttaaataatcagtGCTTGTGCGCCCCTATTCTGATGTCACCCTGGGCCACTGCCCCAGGCTCCCAATatcaacacaaataaataatttggaatattttgtacatacatattAACCCTTAATTCTGGATGTGCCTCCCACTCATAAgcacagtcatgtttttggtgaGAAACCTGATATTTTTAGGATATTTCCAAATGGTCAGTGCAAGATATTTACATATAGAATGCTGAATGCGTTACAAAAtatgttaatatgttttatACCGACGAGTTTTCTATCCTTCGGGTACGGGTCAAGTTGGATTTGGTGAAGTTGGCAGCTTTTTGAAAATCTCAGAGTggaaataacaaacaaaagaagatacacaatgaagaaagaaagtaaggaaggaaggaaacaaaaaaaattgaaggaAGGATACAAAGAAGGAAGATAGGCACAAAGGAAGGATACAAGAACAGATGGAAggacaaaaaagaacaatagaAGTAGAGAAAAACACGAGGAAGGAGGAGCATAATTTTTAAGACAATAGATagtgtgaagagaaaaaaaaaagtcagagtaatattttttccatactTATCCATACCTGGACACAGTAAAATTCCCAGACTGTTCCAGACTGCGTAGAAACCTAGTTTAGAATTTGTGAGCAATGACATGTGCCAGTGGAACCAGACTGGGAGTCTGTATGCTGGGATGAGACAGTTCTCTCCAACAGACACTAGAAAAATGCAGAGTGTCTCTGAAGCAGACATTGTTGCTATCCGACGTGTACAAtagcatttttgctttttcaaactCCGGATAAGGGACGCAAAAACATCCATAAATAAAACTCGGCAACATGCAGACAGGATAAGATGGGGGtgaatttttccacaaataaaaagtggaagaaaagggaaaattaaTGACAGAGTATGGATAAGAAAAAGCTGACTGAGTGTCTTGGCCAAGAAATggccaacaaaaacaatgataaCAACCACAGATTCTCTAAAAGAAGGCTAAATCcttggaaaataaaagtgaatacCTGTTTCATTTTGACATCTCCAGCAGGTGTTGGTTTCTGCAAGGTTtagataaaacatttcacacaagACATCGGTCACAGAGTAAGGACATGCAACTTAGATCTGTTCATCTCAAGACTGTATCAGCAGCTTCCATTATGGGATTGTGGGACAGGGGGTCTGTCTGATTTGTTTTGCcgaatttatttttatggaatTATGTTCAGAAGTTTGTATAAATTAATCAAGGGCATGGATGCAATAATAATTTCTGCCTTTAACAATTTATATGAACTCATCTTTCAAATAAATTGAACGACTTGTTGGACAAATTAAAAGACTTCTTGGATTTACCAATAACCACATTAATAGAAAGGCTGTGGCTATTTAAAAAGGGTGAAGGAAGATTTTAGATTGGAAACTGCATTCaatttgaaagatttattttttttggttaatcCTGCTTCTTAAAGAGAGCTGCAGATAATAGGAAGGCTAAACAAATCCCAAAGCCAAGTCGGTGTAGAGAAACTCATTTATGGTCAAATATCCAGCCAGAATTAGGCCAAAAGTTTGCAGACAGCTACTAAATGTGTGTGATGGAGGGGAGATTTAGACTTGTATGTATACTCTGTATCCTGGGTGGATcaggaaaaatctaaaatacctTCACACTTGTGCTTTTTATCACTCGCTTAAAAACCAATAATTTTAAGCATGAAATTAATAATGTCCTATTAATTAAtgcatgtaaacttctgaatataaataatttatttcttacatttttttccgGGGGGTGGAGGGGTCAGAAGAGCCAACCATGACAAATGGAAAAAGTCTAACTGGTTGCAACTTTCACCAATCCATGGTATATGCTTCCTGTCCGATAATGGAACTTGCTTGCTAACTTGCGTTAGCTCGTGAGCTTAGCCGCGTCTAAACCCAGTGTTTCATCAATTAGCAGCAAAGCACGCTTACAAGCAACAATGAACACACTGTTTGGTAACATTTATAATGTGACTTATGTTATGTTAATTTCAGTAACTCCGAGTTGGGTTAGCAACACAGAAACGCTCAGGTCGTTCGTGACTACTAGCATTTAAACAAGAGTTATGACTCAGCGAAAAATAACTAACTGCGAGCGATACGTTTAGTGTTTGCCAAGCCTGGACGTAAGACTCGGGCACTGACAGGGCTGTAATGTCACAGTGGCCTGCCTGGGGAGAGAAATTCATTTCACAGTAGGGCCTTGTGCTTGTTGTAGCAACAGTGTGCTAACAACATTGGAGTTAACGTCAGAACCGGGCCGAGTTCATCTTTACACTGAAAACTTCTGAGTTCAAACGACTAGTATCTTATAGTATAGAAACATATTGATATATCCGAACAGGACTGTTTGCTTTAACACTCAGTTAACCCTCCAACATCGGTTGCTAAAACAGTGGTCGTGTTAGTATTTCAGCCACTTCAAGCTAATCCAATCGGCCAGAGCGTAAGCGGAAACTACGCAAATacacattcaaaataaaagcgttcttttattttgaattttgaacaTTAAAGGCGTTCTTTGAtcatgtttaaagtttttacagTTGTAAACTCAGCAGTGAACTACTTTTGCTTTCATGTTTGcctgacatttttatgtcataacAACCAAAAtgctttcacaaaaataaaaaacttttaaccAAGACAGCTGTGAAGAGTTTAATGCACAGCATCTGAAATATGGCGTACTGATTATATATACAAAGTCTTTGCTCTCTGCATATTGATATTGCAACAGAATGTAAATTATGCAGTTTTCACAGTTAAAGAACTTTTGACTACAGTACTTATGTTTATATCTATGCTACATTTTGTGGTATTTGGCgattttgcaaagaaataacAGTGCTCCGTCACCCATcctgtacatttttatttcatttgacaTACAAGTCCTCTACGTTTCTCATGACAAGATACGTATacgtattttattttgaacgtTATCACCGGAAACACAAATGAACATAAGTCCTCTTTGACCACGGTGGGGAGGAGGGTTAGCTTCAGGGAAGCCACAAGCTATCTTTTCCGACTAAGTTGGCTATCTTCGCTGGAGACGGTAAAAGACCGAGAGAATAGCCGTCAACGCCTACCTTGcatgctgctgctctgtgtcTGTTGGTGAAGGTGATGCGACGTGGCTCCCAGAATATTGCCGGAGCCCGTGGAGTTGCCGTTCGGACTGGGAGTCGCCATTGTTGTGTTCCGGCGGCAGCCAGCGCTCGGGCTGCAATGCAGAGAGTGAAACTTCGCCCTCCCCTGGCTGTCCTGCCTCCAGACGGGACACTGCGTCACTTGAACGCAGCAGCTGTACCACAGCCACGTCTGGGCCGCTGCTGCTTTTAAGGACAGTCGAAAATCCTGGTTATTACCACTTTATACTgaaacattaatatattttgatatAGTAACATTTGTACTCTCTCtgtataaaatgaaattttttttgaataaatgtggatgccttcatttaaaatttgttgcACTAATCTTTGTGTCTTCTGGTTTGTTTTATCCAAACAGAAGAATGACcagagctttttatttatacatatacaCTTCAGTCAATGTTGGGTTGTCAGCATTTAAAAAGACTGCAAGTCGGATCACGACCTCCGAAATGCAAGAATAGACTTGCATGGGTTATCAGACAAGAGTCTTTCGGTCTTCTCTAGGTGGATATGTCACAAGTGGCAAATCTGAGCTATATcagtttttatgcaaaacaacaCCCagaattttccttttatttccaaatgCACATTATGGtgcaagaagaaaagaaaagtttggagttaacttttttttccagtatatACCCCTAAAGCGTTCGTACCTTCCCTGGAACAATTCATTTTGCCACTTAGAAGTTTTGGAAGAACTATTTATAACCTTTGAATGTGTAGAAGCACTGCAGGTTTCCttctaaaatttgaaaataacatacatatttttttcaaatgtagtCAGATTAACAAAAGTTATTTGAATTACTTTATCACATACTTGTAATAAACTGCAAACAtaatagtgattttttttttttacctccatcAAATTACGGAAGCCCGCCacttaaaatcaattaatccatgttttaaagttacatttaaaaagtcactCTTTTTACACCCACAAATCTAAAgaaaggaaatacaaaatacataaacacacTGTTGATGCACACAATACCCTCACACtcatataaaaaaagttatacGAGCAAGTTCAAGTGAATGCATCACGCACTGCCTCCATTCAACTCAACACTTATtatataaatgtctttttattattatagtcaCGGATTTCCGGAGTAAAATCTAAGAGATCTATGCTTACGTCAGTGCATAACAACCCATTAGAAGAACATCAGTTCTGTACAGTGGGATACAAACCAACACCATCatgagtttctttaaaaatattcctatATAGATAAATGTGCAAACGTAATTATTTTCGACTCAAATTCAAGTGCAAGACACTTTGGGAAACACTGCACAAGCAGCATACTCCTACTTCATTTGTCGGTCTTCCGCTAGGAGACGTACATCACGTCAATTAAAGTGACCCAGAAAAATCCGTCAGAAAATGTGCGGAACATTTTAATGACCCGACCGTCCCCCGGTACCACATAGGCCGAGTCatcaggaaaacagaaacactcgGTCCACGACCCTGCCGCTCCCCGTCAGCTCCATCCTGTCCGGGTAGACGGAGACCGTGGCGTAGGCGTCGCTGTCTGGTTGGGTCTCGATCACCCCGTCCTGCGTCAGGTAGTGCACGCCTGTGTCCAGGCAGTAGCCGGCGTCGTGGGCGTGGCCAGCCATATAACACACCACGCAGCTGTGGGAGCGAGTGATGGCCAGGAGTTCCTCCTGGTTCCACGCGAGGCAGATATAATCCGTGGAATCGGGGTGCACTGGAACGTGACCTAGATAAGGAAGCAAGAGATAAAACAATTGGAATCACCTGCTACTTGGTTCTGTCTTCCGTGACTTTTAGCTGACCGTATTTTAGCTGCCTTTCAATCTGCCTGAggaaaaaagacttttaaaagttattttttgaaataaataaaaaaataataacaataaaaaaaacgttGGGGAAAGTGCCCCAGTCAAAATGTTAGGTTCTTAGTAGGCAGATGGTAAAAATCccagattcattttatttacaataaattagcaacgttacaaaaaaagaaaacaaaaaaattacgaCATTGTGAAGCAACAATTTACCGAAAAAGGACCAAACacttggtctgtactgtatatacatCAAGCTttcatcattttacattttaaggcTCTGTTAAAGAATCTCACAAAAAACGTAAAATCAAttaccctaccctaacccaatTCTTTCCACAGTTTCACGCTAACTGAAACACCTGTAGATTTTACTTGACTTTACTCTTTAGCATGTTCAAATATTAACAAACCTCCCAAATTATATTTACTCTCTGTCAACTTAAAGAATTTCTGAATTCCAGAAAGAAGACTTGGAACAGTTTTCACTTACTGACGAGAAtaactttttcttgtttctcatCCGCCACAGACAGCACCGAGTCCAGCCAGTCCAGTTGTTCCTGACTGAACCCGCCGTTGAACTTCGTAAACCGACTGTGGCACGGCAACTCTGCGAAAAAGCACAGTGACATGTTGAAGTCCACAAATCACTTGAACAGGctgatttgatttctttttaatgtttttgcattttgttgtgtCACAACCACAACCTTCTGAGGATTTTATGCGACACAAAGTAGCACAGAAGGAAAATGGTGAAATGTGGAGCATAGAGCAAACATGCGTAAGAATGTCCCACTAGCTGTGatcaaaattttactttaacatcTGTCGCAAAACGCTGTGCTAAGCGTTTTGCTTACCCGGCCTGTACACCAAtctaacaacaaaacacagtggTGGCTGCATAATGCTGTGGGACGGGTTTTCGtcaagatggatggagctaaatgcaaCATCAGTCATCGTTTTTTTTCTCCGTGCACTCCGTAATTATACACTTCTCTGTGTGagtttgtcaaattaaaaaaataaataaaacattccagTTGATCGGtgtactgcgacagactggcgacctgtccaaggtgtgccccgcctctcgcccgggacgcagctggagatgggcaccggcaaccctcccgaccccattagggaagaagggtgtaagaaaatggatggatggagggatggatgggtGTAATGTGAtaatagctgcatttccattacaaatatccGCAAATCCtttttgatattctgctaatgtcgaaaaagcacaatttcgcaattgcggtgtttccattgaaTTAAGAATGGCAGCaatggatgtaaacagttaaattaattatattcaTATTTGAGCCATGGCGCAATGCTAAGCACATCAGAGAAGACATCAAGGCGTCTGAGCAACAAGCCGCTTTACTTGCACATACTTGGGAGGGTCTATTATGAGGAGTTATGGGGACGCTGTAGAAAGCAATTTTACAGAAGGATTatgacacaactttttatgaattatgtCAAGCTGTAAAAGCTACAGTGGAGCCAGCTGTGCACtgtcaagaaagaaagaaacaaaaaaaaaacccatcatcctcctactatTTCCTGTCGTCTTTCTCAtggttttcaccagtagtaacatcctgaagttgatcacgtgactcatgTAGCGTGAAAAAGCGTTTCCGACAGTACTGCGAAATGACATGGTTGAAACGCCACCtcgaatatatatatatatatgtttccCATAAgcgaatttatttttgtaatttcaatttgcggAGTTCTATGGTTAATGCCACAGAACTTCgcattaacaataaaatgtgaataaaatgttcagctgtaaatagttttgtaaagaaaagtAACAACCTTGCTTTCATTTTCGATGTACATTTGTCCAAAATGTAcattatatttttctctctgtataTACCTGGCGGACAGTTGAGATCCTCGTTGTCGTTGTGCAGCTTAATGAGATTCATAGCCTTGTTATAACGTTCACTGGACTCCGGTATGCCCAGCAGGCTCACGTCGTAGGcatccaaaacaacaaatacaaaccCGGGGAACGGGCTAAACCTGTAGGCGTAGATGTCACCCTGCTTCGGTCTCCGGTCCGCGTACAGGCTGCTGTCCAGCGGCGATCCCATCAGCTGGCTCCTGCTGAAGTTATAAAACTCATGGTTGCCCCATACGTGGTGCACCTTGACGGGACAGGAGGCGAACTCCCGCATCACCGTGTCCAGCGCTCGCTGCGAGGCGCCGTTGGGCTTGTTGAAGCCGTCGATCACGTCCCCGAGCTGGAGGATGAAATCGGGCTTGACGGCCGAGTGGGACCAACTTTCCAAGGCGTTTCGCAGCAGCTTCAGGCTGCTCCGGTAGTACCGCTTCCTTGTCCGGGAAAAATTGAATCCGTCATCAATGTCCGCGTACTGAATGTCAGCGATCACGCCGAATGTAAACAGCGGCGCCGGTTGTTGTGAACAGAGGTCCATTACTGGAGTTTCTCTGCCAAAGAGCGGGACTCCTGTGTCCACCGAGGGAGCGACACCACTGACCCCAGACCCAGCTTCCTGGATTACCTTTACATACCGTTTTCTGATCAATCTCACTTTGGGACACCGCTAGCACACACGTAACACCGAGGCGTTAGTGTACTACAGTGCGGCACAATAAAACTACTTCCGGTGGCgcattctttcaaaaataaaagccgTATAACCATGGAAATGCATATACGAACACCTAAGcaccaaaatacaaaaaatatctcCAGAAAAAGTCATTACTCCGCCATTAAATCCAAACTACAATAATTTTGGAACACTTTGTCCCTTTTGACAGTTGAAATGCCTCAGTTACAATACTATTTATTAGCGTTGTCATGTAAACTAATAGTTGAATTACATTGTAAAATGGTGTTACTAACCCTTAACAGTCTAATAAGTAAAATTCTGTGgttgtaatttatattttctaaaataaaaatgtaaaaagaggACGTTTAATgcattattacaataaatttcCTAATATGTAAGGAGAATGTAAGCTTTATGTAAGGAGAATGAGACTAAAGTAGAGATGTTGTTACAAGAGTACTTTgaagaaaactttataaataaaacatgtatttatctATCTATAAGATTTTGGTCCagtattggaaaaaaaacaatactgttttttgttttcattcaaactttttatttcttaatatttaattagttCTACaagtagttttttgttgttgttgtttttttcaggtaaAGTATGTTTCTGCTGCAAATTGGCAATTTCGGAAATGTGATTACTGCTGTCCCCCTTCATTTTCCTTTGCAGGGAGACTGTCTGATGTCAGACTAGTAATATACTCAGGAGACCACTTGGGGCCCCCATCGGAGGATATCGTTTCCTCAGGTTGATC contains:
- the adprm gene encoding manganese-dependent ADP-ribose/CDP-alcohol diphosphatase, whose amino-acid sequence is MDLCSQQPAPLFTFGVIADIQYADIDDGFNFSRTRKRYYRSSLKLLRNALESWSHSAVKPDFILQLGDVIDGFNKPNGASQRALDTVMREFASCPVKVHHVWGNHEFYNFSRSQLMGSPLDSSLYADRRPKQGDIYAYRFSPFPGFVFVVLDAYDVSLLGIPESSERYNKAMNLIKLHNDNEDLNCPPELPCHSRFTKFNGGFSQEQLDWLDSVLSVADEKQEKVILVSHVPVHPDSTDYICLAWNQEELLAITRSHSCVVCYMAGHAHDAGYCLDTGVHYLTQDGVIETQPDSDAYATVSVYPDRMELTGSGRVVDRVFLFS